One Methanoculleus sp. 7T genomic window carries:
- a CDS encoding DUF1786 domain-containing protein translates to MIDLTTPLLAIDVGRGTQDILVYQPGRPIENSIKLVLPSPTVVVAEKVRQATRAGLPVFLDGFLMGGGANTGALREHLARGLPVYATPGAAGTIHDDIEKVRSMGVEIRAAAPEDAVTIHTTDYMEPELRKALALFGVEYPENVAVAVQDHGYSPHRSNRIRRFELMRDQLDAGDWDLLSLVADPPLHDMTRMQAVRRQAPGALVTDTGPVALIGALCDPWVRQRAREGIILVNVGNGHTLCFTLKGREIYGLFEHHTGALDPAKLQHYIWKLADGTLTSEEVFDDGGHGAAVRKPLVTDTVVVTGPNRLRLMPEAYQAAPFGDMMLSGCFGLMHLWKQLRER, encoded by the coding sequence ATGATCGATCTGACGACTCCGCTTCTTGCCATCGACGTCGGGAGGGGCACTCAGGACATCCTAGTCTACCAGCCCGGCCGACCGATTGAGAACAGCATCAAACTGGTCCTCCCCTCCCCAACCGTGGTGGTGGCGGAGAAGGTCAGGCAGGCAACCAGAGCCGGGCTCCCGGTCTTCCTCGACGGGTTCCTGATGGGCGGCGGCGCGAACACCGGCGCGCTACGGGAGCACCTGGCCCGAGGCCTCCCCGTCTACGCCACGCCCGGGGCCGCCGGGACCATCCACGACGATATCGAGAAGGTGCGCTCGATGGGCGTGGAGATCCGGGCCGCCGCTCCGGAGGACGCGGTGACCATCCATACCACCGATTACATGGAGCCCGAGCTCCGGAAGGCGCTCGCCCTCTTCGGTGTTGAATACCCCGAGAACGTCGCGGTCGCGGTCCAGGACCACGGCTACTCACCGCACCGGAGCAACCGTATCCGCCGGTTCGAACTCATGCGCGACCAGTTGGACGCCGGAGACTGGGACCTCCTCTCGCTCGTTGCGGACCCCCCGCTCCACGATATGACGAGGATGCAGGCGGTGCGGCGGCAGGCGCCGGGAGCCCTCGTCACCGATACCGGGCCGGTCGCGCTCATCGGGGCCCTCTGCGACCCGTGGGTGCGGCAGCGGGCGAGGGAAGGGATCATCCTCGTCAACGTCGGGAACGGCCACACGCTCTGCTTCACCTTGAAAGGAAGGGAGATCTACGGGCTCTTCGAGCACCACACCGGCGCGCTCGACCCCGCAAAACTGCAGCATTATATCTGGAAACTCGCCGACGGCACGCTGACGTCGGAAGAGGTCTTCGACGACGGCGGCCACGGGGCGGCGGTCAGGAAACCGCTCGTCACCGATACGGTGGTCGTCACCGGCCCAAACAGGCTCAGGCTGATGCCGGAGGCCTACCAGGCGGCGCCCTTCGGGGATATGATGCTCTCGGGGTGCTTCGGGCTCATGCACCTCTGGAAACAGCTCAGGGAGCGGTGA
- a CDS encoding NusA-like transcription termination signal-binding factor, producing MPQVVLTEECMRLISQFESLTGAGSRDCIVDNRNERIIFVINPGDMGLAIGKGGSSIKKASDVMGKRIEVVEYSADPSQFIRNCFLPANVTDIDFTTDAEDQPIARVEVRDEDRGLAIGKAGKNIFKAKVLAQRQHDIADVQLMQNETA from the coding sequence ATGCCACAGGTCGTGCTGACTGAGGAGTGTATGCGCCTCATCTCCCAGTTCGAGAGCCTCACCGGCGCAGGCAGCCGCGATTGTATTGTCGACAACCGCAACGAACGTATCATCTTCGTGATCAATCCCGGCGACATGGGGCTTGCCATCGGCAAGGGCGGATCAAGCATCAAGAAGGCTTCAGATGTGATGGGGAAGCGGATTGAGGTCGTGGAGTATTCCGCAGACCCGAGCCAGTTCATCCGGAACTGTTTCCTCCCCGCCAACGTCACCGACATTGACTTCACCACCGACGCGGAGGATCAGCCGATCGCCCGCGTAGAGGTGCGCGATGAGGACCGGGGACTTGCCATCGGTAAAGCAGGGAAGAATATCTTCAAGGCAAAGGTTCTTGCGCAGCGGCAGCACGACATCGCGGACGTCCAGCTGATGCAGAACGAGACCGCCTGA
- a CDS encoding 50S ribosomal protein L30e, producing the protein MDFNASLRKAVKTGTVFLGQNKTQECIEEGKAKLVVVAANSPESVKNLVKETDIPVYVYEGSSVQLGKACGMPYVVSALAVVEPGESDILNVARV; encoded by the coding sequence ATGGACTTTAACGCTTCACTACGTAAAGCCGTGAAGACTGGTACCGTATTCCTGGGCCAGAACAAGACCCAAGAATGCATCGAAGAAGGCAAGGCAAAACTTGTCGTGGTGGCTGCAAACAGCCCCGAATCCGTCAAAAACCTCGTGAAAGAAACCGATATCCCTGTCTACGTCTACGAAGGCTCGAGTGTCCAACTCGGGAAAGCCTGCGGCATGCCCTACGTCGTCAGTGCGCTTGCCGTAGTCGAGCCAGGTGAATCCGATATCCTGAATGTCGCGAGAGTGTAA
- the rpoA2 gene encoding DNA-directed RNA polymerase subunit A'' — MNSDIEQRIDALDLPYRTRIDLKASLADRDITEEQFDQIQEMIFSEYEKTRIEPCEAVGIVAAQSIGEPGTQMTMRTFHYAGVAEINVTLGLPRLIEIMDARREPSTPTMAVHLLDDWAFNRDRAREVSWQIEAAPLHEFGDITIDMENMQVLVLLNKQVCDRRKIGVDEILEAAPRKIREKRHFRDFEVEGDPKKASIVFTPKDRESYQNLFQLAEHVRNVIVQGIDDIERVVVRKEGGEYILYTEGSNLKDVFEVEGVDTTRTRSNNISEIADVLGIEAGRNAIIQEALSTLNEQGIGVDVRHIMLVADMMCMDGEVKQIGRHGIAGEKESVLSRAAFEVTVNHLLDAAIANEVDELNGVTENVIVGQPIQLGTGDVKLIAKPMNLKI, encoded by the coding sequence GTGAACAGCGATATAGAGCAGCGGATCGATGCCCTCGATCTGCCCTACCGGACCAGAATAGACCTGAAGGCGAGCCTCGCAGACCGAGATATCACTGAGGAGCAGTTCGACCAGATCCAAGAGATGATCTTCTCCGAGTACGAGAAGACGAGAATCGAGCCCTGTGAGGCGGTCGGCATCGTGGCGGCGCAGTCGATCGGCGAGCCCGGCACCCAGATGACGATGCGGACCTTCCACTATGCGGGTGTGGCCGAGATCAACGTTACCCTCGGTCTCCCCCGCCTCATCGAGATCATGGACGCCCGGCGGGAGCCGAGCACCCCCACGATGGCGGTCCACCTTCTCGACGACTGGGCGTTCAACCGTGACCGCGCCCGTGAGGTGAGTTGGCAGATCGAGGCCGCGCCGCTCCATGAGTTCGGGGATATCACCATCGATATGGAGAACATGCAGGTCCTTGTCCTGCTGAACAAGCAGGTCTGCGACCGGCGGAAGATCGGCGTGGACGAGATCCTCGAAGCGGCCCCGAGGAAGATCCGGGAGAAACGGCACTTCCGCGACTTTGAGGTCGAAGGCGACCCGAAGAAGGCATCGATTGTATTCACCCCGAAGGACCGGGAGAGTTACCAGAACCTCTTCCAACTCGCAGAGCATGTCAGGAACGTCATCGTTCAGGGTATCGACGACATCGAGCGTGTCGTCGTCAGAAAGGAGGGTGGAGAGTATATCCTTTATACTGAAGGCTCCAACCTAAAAGATGTCTTCGAAGTCGAGGGAGTCGATACCACTCGCACCCGGAGCAACAACATCAGCGAGATCGCTGATGTGCTCGGTATCGAGGCGGGCCGGAACGCGATCATCCAGGAAGCCTTAAGTACCCTGAATGAACAGGGTATCGGCGTCGATGTCCGTCATATCATGCTCGTCGCCGATATGATGTGCATGGACGGCGAGGTCAAGCAGATCGGCCGGCACGGTATTGCCGGCGAGAAGGAGAGTGTCCTCTCCCGGGCTGCATTCGAAGTAACGGTCAACCATCTGCTGGATGCGGCGATCGCCAACGAGGTGGACGAACTAAACGGCGTCACCGAGAACGTAATCGTGGGCCAGCCCATCCAGCTCGGCACCGGTGATGTGAAACTCATCGCGAAACCCATGAACCTGAAAATCTAG